The following are from one region of the Spodoptera frugiperda isolate SF20-4 chromosome 20, AGI-APGP_CSIRO_Sfru_2.0, whole genome shotgun sequence genome:
- the LOC118281931 gene encoding uncharacterized protein LOC118281931 isoform X2 yields the protein MEKVESALDVLSRAATMVQPCPAYPASDSDSFETPSTASSGESEGDRTLSPETPRVQPKELTGKWRRERRNTRLPDYRPRENGKMALRSQSFNERRCVASVARAQPHSDGELSDETEEGPANLAINGKRAPPEYPVGKHEAPIDMRLRSRPAPPPYTRPSVITKSNDTPPGSMSMCDPVIDEHFRRSLGDDYMNLFKKNNPESAQPTPKPNMKDRASSPIQFKTEELPKPAKIIAMEVDDASMSVDDHFAKALGDTWRQIQTSRLKDNEKVQPVSKGGVDDHFSKALGETWKQIQSSKLNLDTDNEKPKDQTTKIISRSGVVI from the exons AGACTCCAAGTACTGCTTCCAGTGGCGAGTCAGAGGGTGATCGTACCCTGTCTCCGGAGACGCCGCGAGTGCAGCCCAAGGAACTGACTGGCAAATGGCGCAGGGAGAGACGGAATACACGTCTTCCTGATTATAGACCGag GGAGAACGGTAAGATGGCGCTTCGGTCGCAGTCTTTCAACGAGCGGCGCTGCGTGGCGTCTGTTGCGCGGGCGCAGCCGCATAGTGATGGAGAATTATCGGACGAGACTGAAGAAGGACCCGCTAACTTAGCAATTAATGGAAAAC GGGCACCTCCAGAATACCCGGTTGGAAAGCACGAGGCACCGATAGACATGCGCCTGCGATCTCGACCCGCACCGCCGCCCTACACGAGGCCGTCTGTCATCACGAAAAGCAATGACACTCCACCCG GTTCAATGTCGATGTGCGACCCCGTGATCGATGAACATTTCCGGCGTTCACTGGGCGACGACTACATGAACTTATTTAAGAAGAACAACCCAGAAAGTGCACAGCCTACACCAAAACCCAACATGAAAGACCGGGCGAGCAGCCCTATACAGTTCAAAACTGAAGAGCTCCCGAAACCTGCAAAAATAATAGCAATGGAAGTCGACGACGCAAGTATGTCTGTAGACGATCACTTCGCAAAGGCGTTGGGTGACACCTGGAGGCAAATACAGACATCAAGATTAAAAGATAACGAAAAAGTACAGCCCGTGAGCAAGGGAGGCGTCGATGACCACTTCAGTAAAGCCCTCGGCGAGACGTGGAAACAAATTCAATCGTCGAAACTCAACTTAGACACAGATAACGAAAAACCTAAAGATCAAACGACGAAAATTATTTCAAGGAGCGGAGTAGTAATATAA
- the LOC118281931 gene encoding uncharacterized protein LOC118281931 isoform X1: MMELPHYLLLLARTSLSNLNLLSMEPPQSPKFNVPLWQPWVASPQKETPSTASSGESEGDRTLSPETPRVQPKELTGKWRRERRNTRLPDYRPRENGKMALRSQSFNERRCVASVARAQPHSDGELSDETEEGPANLAINGKRAPPEYPVGKHEAPIDMRLRSRPAPPPYTRPSVITKSNDTPPGSMSMCDPVIDEHFRRSLGDDYMNLFKKNNPESAQPTPKPNMKDRASSPIQFKTEELPKPAKIIAMEVDDASMSVDDHFAKALGDTWRQIQTSRLKDNEKVQPVSKGGVDDHFSKALGETWKQIQSSKLNLDTDNEKPKDQTTKIISRSGVVI; the protein is encoded by the exons ATGATGGAACTTCCGCACTATCTGCTTCTCTTGGCTCGGACTTCGCTGAGCAACTTGAATCTCCTTTCGATGGAGCCTCCACAGTCACCCAAGTTTAATGTGCCTCTTTGGCAGCCATGGGTTGCGTCTCCTCAAAAAG AGACTCCAAGTACTGCTTCCAGTGGCGAGTCAGAGGGTGATCGTACCCTGTCTCCGGAGACGCCGCGAGTGCAGCCCAAGGAACTGACTGGCAAATGGCGCAGGGAGAGACGGAATACACGTCTTCCTGATTATAGACCGag GGAGAACGGTAAGATGGCGCTTCGGTCGCAGTCTTTCAACGAGCGGCGCTGCGTGGCGTCTGTTGCGCGGGCGCAGCCGCATAGTGATGGAGAATTATCGGACGAGACTGAAGAAGGACCCGCTAACTTAGCAATTAATGGAAAAC GGGCACCTCCAGAATACCCGGTTGGAAAGCACGAGGCACCGATAGACATGCGCCTGCGATCTCGACCCGCACCGCCGCCCTACACGAGGCCGTCTGTCATCACGAAAAGCAATGACACTCCACCCG GTTCAATGTCGATGTGCGACCCCGTGATCGATGAACATTTCCGGCGTTCACTGGGCGACGACTACATGAACTTATTTAAGAAGAACAACCCAGAAAGTGCACAGCCTACACCAAAACCCAACATGAAAGACCGGGCGAGCAGCCCTATACAGTTCAAAACTGAAGAGCTCCCGAAACCTGCAAAAATAATAGCAATGGAAGTCGACGACGCAAGTATGTCTGTAGACGATCACTTCGCAAAGGCGTTGGGTGACACCTGGAGGCAAATACAGACATCAAGATTAAAAGATAACGAAAAAGTACAGCCCGTGAGCAAGGGAGGCGTCGATGACCACTTCAGTAAAGCCCTCGGCGAGACGTGGAAACAAATTCAATCGTCGAAACTCAACTTAGACACAGATAACGAAAAACCTAAAGATCAAACGACGAAAATTATTTCAAGGAGCGGAGTAGTAATATAA